CACCCAGGTGCTGCTCGACCGGGAGCGCTGCGTCCTGTGCGCCCGCTGCACCCGCTTCTCCAACCAGGTCGCGGGCGACCCGATGATCGAACTCATCGAGCGCGGCGCCCTCCAGCAGGTCGGCACCGGAGAGGGCGACCCCTTCGAGTCGTACTTCTCCGGCAACACCATCCAGATCTGCCCGGTCGGCGCCCTCACCTCGGCCGCCTACCGCTTCCGCTCCCGCCCCTTCGACCTCGTCTCCTCGCCGTCCGTCTGCGAGCAGTGCGCCGGCGGCTGCGCCACCCGCACCGACCACCGGCGCGGCAAGGTCATGCGGCGGCTCGCCGCCGACGACCCGGAGGTCAACGAGGAGTGGATCTGCGACAAGGGCCGCTTCGGCTTCCGGTACGCCCAGCAGCGCGACCGGCTCACCACCCCGCTGGTCCGCAACGCCGACACCGGTGAACTGGAGACCGCGTCCTGGCCCGAGGCCCTGGAGGCGGCCGCCCGCGGTCTCGTCCGCGGCCGCACCGGCGTCCTCACCGGCGGCAGGCTGACCGTCGAGGACTCCTACGCGTACGCCAAGTTCGCCCGCGTCGCCCTCGACACCAACGACATCGACTTCCGGGCCCGGATCCACTCCGGCGAGGAGGCCGACTTCCTGGCCTCCGCCGTCGCCGGCCGCGGCCGCGATCTGGACGGCACAGGCGTCACCTACACCTCGCTCGAAGGCGCCCCGGCCGTCCTCCTCGTCGGCCTGGAGTCCGAGGAGGAGGCCCCCGGCGTCTTCCTGCGGCTCCGCAAGGCCTGGCGCAAGCACGGCCAGAAGACCTACGCAGTCGCCGCCTTCGCCACCCGCGGCCTGGAGAAGTCGGGCGGCACCCTGCTGCCCGCCGCCCCCGGCACCGAGACCGAGTGGCTCGACGCGCTCACCTCCCGGGTCGGTCTCGAAGGCGACGGACTCGCCGCCGCCGAGGCCCTCCGCCAGGACGGCGCGGTCCTCGTCGTCGGCGAGCGCCTCGCCGGCGTCCCCGGCGCCCTGACCGCCGCCCTGCGCGCCTCCGCCGCCACCGGCGCCCGGCTCGTGTGGATCCCGCGCCGCTCCGGCGAACGCGGAGCCGTCGAGGCCGGAGCGCTCCCCGCGCTGCTGCCCGGCGGCCGTCCCGCGACCAGCCCCCGCGCGCGCGAGGAGGTCGCCGCCGCCTGGGGCGTCCGCGAACTCCCGCACGGCTACGGCCGCGACACCGGCCAGATCGTGGAGGCCGCCGCCACCGGCGAACTCGCCGCCCTGCTCGTCGGCGCCGTGGAGGTCTCCGACCTCCCGGACCCGGCCCGCGCCCGGGAGGCCCTCGACGCGGCCTTCGTCGTCTCCCTGGAGCTGCGGCCCAGCGAGGTCACCGCCCGCGCCGACGTCGTCCTCCCGGTCGCCGCCGTCGCCGAGAAGCCCGGCACCTTCCTCAACTGGGAAGGCAGGGCCCGGATGTTCGAGGCCGCGCTCAAGCCCGAGCAGATGACCCGCCCGCTGGCCCCGGCCGACGCGCGCGTGCTCCACATGCTCGCCGACGCCCTCGACGCCCACCTGGCGCTGCCCGACCTCAGGGCCGTACGCCGGGAACTCGACCGGCTCGGCGGCTGGACGGAGGAGCGGGCCTCCGAGCCCGTCGAGCCCGGCCAGGCCGCGCCCCGTCCCGGCGACGGCGAGGCCGTCCTCGCCGGACACCGGATGCTGCTCGACCTCGGCCGGCTCCAGGAGGGTGACACCGCCCTCGCGGGCACCCGGCACGCGGCCGTCGCCCGGCTCTCCGCCGCCACCGCCGCCGACACCGGCGTCAAGGACGGCGACACCCTCGAAGTCACCGGCCCCGCGGGCTCCGTCGTCTTCCCGCTCCGGGTCACCGAGATGCCCGACCGCGTCGTCTGGCTCCCGCTGAACTCAGCCGGGCGCGGCGTCCTCTCCGACACCGGTGCCCACCCCGGCGACCTGGTCCGCATCGGCCCGGCGACCCCGAGCCCCGTCGATGCCACGGAGGTGCAGGCATGACCACGCCGCTCGCCGCCGAAGACCTGTCCATGTTCGGTACGGACCCCTGGTGGCTCGTCCTGATCAAGGCCGTCTTCTGCTTCGCCTTCCTGATGATCACCGTGCTGTTCTCCATCGTGTGGGAGCGCAAGGTCGTCGCCTGGATGCAGCTGCGCATCGGCCCCAACCGGCACGGCCCCTGGGGCCTCCTCCAGTCCCTCGCGGACGGCGTCAAGCTGATGCTCAAGGAGGACGTGATCGTCAAGAAGGCCGACAAGGTCGTCTACGTCCTCGCACCGATCATCGCGGCCATCCCGGCGTTCATGGCGATCGCCGTGATCCCCTTCGGCCCGGCCGGCAACGAGGTCTCGATCTTCGGCCAGCGCACCTCGATGCAGCTCACCGACCTGCCGATCGCGATGCTGTACGTCCTCGCGGTCGCCTCCGTCGGCATCTACGGCATCGTCCTCGCCGGCTGGTCATCCGGTTCCACGTACCCGCTGCTCGGCGGCCTGCGCTCCTGCGCGCAGATGATCTCGTACGAGATCGCGATGGGTGCGGCCTTCGCCTCCGTCTTCCTCTACTCCGGGTCGATGTCGACCTCGGCGATCGTCGAGGCGCAGGCGGACCGCTGGTTCGTGATCCTGCTGCCGGTCTCGTTCATCATCTACATCGTCACGATGGTCGGTGAGACGAACCGCGCCCCGTTCGACATGCCGGAGTCCGAGGGCGACCTCGTCGGCGGCTTCAACACCGAGTACTCGTCCATCAAGTTCGCGCTGTTCATGCTCGCCGAGTACGTGAACATGGTGACG
This sequence is a window from Streptomyces sp. NBC_00691. Protein-coding genes within it:
- the nuoH gene encoding NADH-quinone oxidoreductase subunit NuoH, producing MTTPLAAEDLSMFGTDPWWLVLIKAVFCFAFLMITVLFSIVWERKVVAWMQLRIGPNRHGPWGLLQSLADGVKLMLKEDVIVKKADKVVYVLAPIIAAIPAFMAIAVIPFGPAGNEVSIFGQRTSMQLTDLPIAMLYVLAVASVGIYGIVLAGWSSGSTYPLLGGLRSCAQMISYEIAMGAAFASVFLYSGSMSTSAIVEAQADRWFVILLPVSFIIYIVTMVGETNRAPFDMPESEGDLVGGFNTEYSSIKFALFMLAEYVNMVTVSAVSVTLFLGGWRAPYPVSTFWEGANHGWWPMLWFVIKVQLLLFFFIWLRGTLPRVRYDQLMKLGWKVLIPVSVVWLMLVATVRALRNENIAFGNIVLYVAGAVLGLLLLSFVVDVFRDRKAKAAAPPPEDTRSFDPMAGGFPVPPKPGQSLPPVPRRRPRQDRDLVVSGAPDTAPASDGKETDGV
- a CDS encoding NADH-quinone oxidoreductase subunit G gives rise to the protein MTVTTPQPAGGGNPVVPREDLVSLTIDGIEISVPKGTLVIRAAEQLGIEIPRFCDHPLLDPAGACRQCIVEVEGQRKPMASCTITCTDGMVVKSQLTSPVAEKAQHGVMELLLVNHPLDCPVCDKGGECPLQNQAMSHGQAESRFEGVKRTYEKPVPISTQVLLDRERCVLCARCTRFSNQVAGDPMIELIERGALQQVGTGEGDPFESYFSGNTIQICPVGALTSAAYRFRSRPFDLVSSPSVCEQCAGGCATRTDHRRGKVMRRLAADDPEVNEEWICDKGRFGFRYAQQRDRLTTPLVRNADTGELETASWPEALEAAARGLVRGRTGVLTGGRLTVEDSYAYAKFARVALDTNDIDFRARIHSGEEADFLASAVAGRGRDLDGTGVTYTSLEGAPAVLLVGLESEEEAPGVFLRLRKAWRKHGQKTYAVAAFATRGLEKSGGTLLPAAPGTETEWLDALTSRVGLEGDGLAAAEALRQDGAVLVVGERLAGVPGALTAALRASAATGARLVWIPRRSGERGAVEAGALPALLPGGRPATSPRAREEVAAAWGVRELPHGYGRDTGQIVEAAATGELAALLVGAVEVSDLPDPARAREALDAAFVVSLELRPSEVTARADVVLPVAAVAEKPGTFLNWEGRARMFEAALKPEQMTRPLAPADARVLHMLADALDAHLALPDLRAVRRELDRLGGWTEERASEPVEPGQAAPRPGDGEAVLAGHRMLLDLGRLQEGDTALAGTRHAAVARLSAATAADTGVKDGDTLEVTGPAGSVVFPLRVTEMPDRVVWLPLNSAGRGVLSDTGAHPGDLVRIGPATPSPVDATEVQA